From Kineosporia succinea, the proteins below share one genomic window:
- a CDS encoding glycosyltransferase family 2 protein, producing MTEQNVPGAPRTTRPLPVAHYGVVLLSQGKRPEALNRAVESVLAQRGVVTDVVVVGNGWEPVGLPAGARGVGLPENLGIPAGRNAGVPYVEGELLFFLDDDASLPSRDILAQIAQKFTDEPSLGLIQPRVADPDGLPSPRRWTPRLRVGDPHRSSDVAAIWEGGVALRRDVFTATEGWPAPFWYAHEGIELAWRVWDAGYRVRYDGELVVNHPVIAPTRHAVFHRFSARNRVWLARRNLPMPVGVIYVGVWFTISALRLRARDDAAEMLKGYWQGLTQNGGPRRRMGWRAIWRMTRAGRPPVI from the coding sequence GTGACGGAACAGAACGTGCCGGGCGCGCCGAGGACGACGCGCCCACTGCCGGTGGCCCACTACGGCGTGGTGCTGCTGAGCCAGGGCAAGCGGCCCGAGGCCCTGAACCGCGCGGTGGAGTCGGTGCTGGCCCAGCGGGGTGTGGTCACCGACGTGGTGGTGGTCGGCAACGGCTGGGAGCCGGTCGGCCTGCCCGCGGGCGCCCGCGGGGTGGGACTGCCCGAGAACCTCGGCATCCCGGCCGGCCGCAACGCCGGTGTGCCCTACGTCGAGGGTGAGCTGCTCTTCTTCCTCGACGACGACGCCTCCCTGCCGAGCCGCGACATCCTCGCCCAGATCGCGCAGAAGTTCACCGACGAGCCGAGTCTCGGCCTGATCCAGCCCCGCGTCGCCGATCCCGACGGCCTGCCCTCGCCGCGTCGCTGGACGCCTCGCCTGCGCGTCGGCGATCCGCACCGCAGCAGCGACGTGGCCGCGATCTGGGAGGGCGGGGTGGCCCTGCGCCGCGACGTCTTCACCGCCACCGAGGGCTGGCCGGCGCCGTTCTGGTACGCCCACGAGGGCATCGAGCTGGCCTGGCGGGTGTGGGACGCGGGATACCGGGTGCGCTACGACGGTGAGCTCGTGGTCAACCACCCGGTGATCGCCCCGACCCGGCACGCCGTGTTCCACCGGTTCTCGGCCCGCAACCGGGTCTGGCTGGCGCGGCGCAACCTGCCGATGCCGGTCGGCGTGATCTACGTCGGGGTCTGGTTCACGATCTCGGCGCTGCGCCTGCGCGCCCGCGACGACGCCGCGGAGATGCTCAAGGGCTACTGGCAGGGCCTCACCCAGAACGGTGGCCCGCGCCGCCGGATGGGGTGGAGGGCGATCTGGCGGATGACCAGGGCAGGCCGTCCGCCGGTGATCTGA
- a CDS encoding CDP-alcohol phosphatidyltransferase family protein, whose translation MSGPSIAELRRVGQPEHVRSRAAAEHWVAHAYLRQISPYLTRPLVALGLSANQVTWLMIGAAALSAVSTAWSGIWGALLAAFFVQLQMLLDCSDGEVARWRGTSSPVGVYLDRVGHYVAECGIALALGVRVATGGGLGSSPTVTDGGSGWWAGLLASLADPALFLGALLALLVALNKVENDLVHVSRHYAGMTAMKDAEQVRVPSAGSVRTLRRIAKLLPFHRVFHSVELSLLVLAAAVVDLVAGNHTATGALLVALVVAVSVTVVGHLAAVLSSARLR comes from the coding sequence ATGAGCGGGCCCAGCATCGCCGAGCTCCGACGGGTCGGTCAGCCCGAGCACGTCCGCAGCCGGGCCGCCGCCGAGCACTGGGTGGCTCACGCCTACCTGCGGCAGATCTCGCCCTACCTGACCCGTCCGCTGGTGGCCCTGGGCCTGTCGGCGAACCAGGTGACCTGGCTGATGATCGGGGCGGCGGCGCTGTCGGCCGTCTCCACCGCCTGGTCGGGCATCTGGGGCGCGCTGCTCGCGGCGTTCTTCGTGCAGCTGCAGATGCTGCTCGACTGCTCCGACGGCGAGGTCGCGCGGTGGCGGGGCACGTCCTCACCGGTGGGTGTCTACCTCGACCGGGTCGGGCACTACGTGGCCGAGTGCGGCATCGCGCTGGCGCTGGGCGTGCGGGTGGCCACGGGAGGCGGCCTCGGGTCGAGCCCCACGGTCACCGACGGCGGGTCCGGGTGGTGGGCCGGGCTGCTCGCCTCGCTGGCCGACCCGGCGCTGTTCCTCGGTGCGCTGCTGGCCCTGCTGGTGGCCCTCAACAAGGTGGAGAACGACCTGGTGCACGTGTCACGGCACTACGCCGGGATGACGGCGATGAAAGACGCGGAGCAGGTCCGCGTCCCCTCCGCAGGGTCGGTGCGCACGTTGCGCCGGATCGCGAAACTGCTTCCGTTCCATCGGGTCTTCCACTCGGTGGAGCTGTCGCTGCTGGTTCTCGCGGCGGCCGTCGTCGATCTGGTGGCAGGCAACCACACCGCTACGGGAGCGCTCCTGGTGGCCCTGGTCGTGGCGGTCTCCGTCACGGTCGTGGGGCACCTCGCGGCGGTCCTGTCCTCGGCGCGGCTGCGGTGA